CCGGCTGCCGGGTCGTGTGCCGGCGCCTCGAGGAAACCGGCTTCCGTTTCCGGTTCCCGGAGATCGGCGCGGCGCTGCGCCATCTCCTCGCCCGGCCGGGCTGAAGCTACCCCCCGATCTTCATGTTGTTCATTCGCTCCAGGACGAGCGTCAGCGCCTGGGTGCCGCGCCTGCCTTCCCCCATCGCCTGGAGCGCGACGTACAACTGGTGGACCAGCGCGAGCCCCGGGAGGGCGAGCTTCATCCGCTTCGCCTCGTCGAGGGCGATCCCCATGTCCTTCACGAAATGGTCTATGGAGAAGCCCGGCTCGAGGTCCCGCTTCAGGACGCGGGGCGCGAGGTTGGACAGCGTCCAGCAGCCGGCCGCGCCGCCGGAGATCGAGGAGAGCATCGTCTCCAGGTCCAGCCCTGCCCGGTGAGCGTAGATCAGCGATTCGCAGACGCCGATCATCGTTCCGGCGACCACGATCTGGTTGCACATCTTGGCGTGCTGCCCCGCGCCGGCCCCCCCCTGGTGGACGATCGTCTTTCCCATCGCCTCGAACAGCGGCCCGAGCGCGGCGACGGGTTCCGGATCGCCGCCCACCATGATGGACAGGCGGGCCTCCCGGGCGCCGACGTCCCCGCCCGAGACGGGGGCGTCCACGGTGTGCACGCCGAGCGCTTTCGCCGCGGCATGGATCTCCCGGGCCAGCGACGGCTCGGTCGTGGACATGTCCGCGGCGATCGTTCCCGGCCGGGCGCCGGCCAGGACGCCTTTCGGCCCGAGGTAGACCTCCCGCACGTCCGCGGGCGATCCCACCATCGTGAACAGCGCGTCCGACGCTTCCGCGACGGCCGCGGGCGATTCCGCCCGCGACGCGCCTTTATCGATCAGCGGGAGCGCCTTCTCCATGGTGCGGGAATAGACGGTGACGGCGTACCCCTTGGCGAGGAGATGGCCGCACATCGAGAGCCCCATCACGCCGGCGCCGATCCAGCCGACGCGGGTCGTGTCAGGGGATGCCTGCTTCATGGCCGCCTCCAGGCGAAGCCGATGGCGATGTCGGTGACGTTGGTACCCGTCGGGCCGGTTATGACGAGGTCGCCGAGGGCCTGGAAGAACGGATAGGCGTTGTTGTCCTCCAGGTGCTCGCGGAGGTCGAGGCCCAGCGCCTTTCCGCGCGCCGCCGTCGTGCCGTCGGCGTACGCCCCCGCGGCGTCCGTCGGCCCGTCGACGCCGTCCGTCCCTCCGGAGAGCATCGCCATCCGCTCTTCCCCGGCCAGCGCGATCGCGGACGCGAGCGCGAACTCCTGGCTGCGCCCGCCTTTCCCGTTTCCGCAGACCCGGACCGTCGTCTCTCCTCCGGCGACCAGCGCGACCGACCCGCCCGGCGGCAGCGCCGCCGCTGCTGTGCGCAGCCTATCGCAGAACGCCTGCGCGCAGTTCCGCGCCTCCCCGTGCAGGAAGCCGGGAAGCAGGACGACCTCCGCCCCGTCCTTTCCCGCCTCCGCCGCGGCGGCGTCGAGGGCCGTGCGGTTCGTCCCCACGAGCGCCTGGACGACCTTTTGGAAGGCCGGGTCCCACGGCTTGGGCGTCTCGGGAAGCCGGTCTGCGGCGCCTTCCGACAAACGCCACCGGACCGCGGGAGGGACCGCGTACAGCAGCCCGTACCGCTCGAGGACGCCGATCGCGTCCGCGTACGTCGAGGGATCGGGGGAGAAGGGGCCGGAGGCGATCACCGACAGGTCGTCTCCCGGGACGTCCGAAAGGAGCAGAGCCCAGACGGTCGCGGGGAACGCCGCCCGGGCCATCAGGCCGCCCTTCACTTCGGAGAGATGCTTGCGCACGGTGTTGAACGAGTGGATGTCGGCCCCCGCCCGCAGCAGGAGGCGGGACACCTCGGCCTTCTGCTCCCGGGTGATGCCTTCCGCAGGAGAGGAGATCATCGCGGAACCGCCTCCCGATATCAGGGCGATCACCAGGTCGTTCTCGCCGGCCTTCTCCAGGGTCGACAGGATCTCCCGCGCGGCGCCGAAGCTCCCGATGTCGGGCACCGGGTGGGCCGCCTCCAGGAACCGCAGCGGTCCGGAGTTTCCGCCCGCGCCGCGGGGGACGGCGAGGGTCCCCTCCGCGACGATCTCACCGAGGACCCGATGGACGGCGTTTCCCATCGTCCGCCCCGCCTTCCCTCCCCCCACGACGAAGACCCTTCCCAGGCGATCGCGGGGGATCGCATGCTCCGTCCCGGCGAAGGACAGCCGGATCGCATCTCCGTCCGCGCGGAGGGCGGACTCCACGATGCGGGACGGATCGACCGCCGCGACCGCGGCCCGGAAGTACCGGAGAAGCCGTTCCCTGTTTCCGGAGGTCATCTGCCGCTCCCTCCTCCGCGCAAAGCTCCGCTTTTTTCCTTGCCGGGCGCGGTCCGCGCGGCCACGGGCCGCCGAAGAGGCCGCCGGCCCGGCCGGCTCCCCCGGTTCCGGTCGTACGCGCCCCAGGCGCGCTTGACCGCCTCGATGTGCTCCGCGATGACGGTCTGCGCCGCGATCCCGTCCCGTTTCCGGATGGCCTCGGCGAGCAGCGTGTGGTACCGGTTCGCCCGGTCGATCGTCCCCTTGAGCATGTGGGTGCGCTGCTGGAGGTAATACAGCAATTCCTCGACGTTCTCGAGAAACGCCGACAGCAGCACGTTCCGGGACATCCGCCCGATGGCGAGGTGGAACACGAGGTCCTTCCGCGTGAACCCGACCGGGTCGCCGCGCAGGAAGTCCTCCCGCATCCCGTCGACGAGCGCGTCGAGCTCCGCCGTTTCCGCGTCCGTCGCGTTCCGGGCGGCGAGGAGGCAGGTCGCCATCTCGACATACTTCCTGGCGTCGAGGATCTCGAGGATGGACGGGATGTTCTCGTCGAGGAAGGTCCCACCGCCCTGGCGGATGCGGACCAGCCCCATGAGGGAGAGCTTCTGGATCGCCTCGCGGACGGAGGCGACGCTCATCCCGTGTTCGCGGGCCAGCGCCCCGATCGACGGGAGCCGGTCGCCGGCGCGGAGCTTCCCCTGGAAGATCCGGTCGAGGATGGTTCGGACCAGGCTGTCCCGGACTTTCTTGACCATGCTTCCCTCCGGCCGGAGTCAGATCGACTTGGTGTACGCCAGGCGCCGCTCCAGCCACCGGGAGAGCTCGGTGAAGGCGAAGCAGATGACGAAGTAGATGACGGCGATGAAGAAGAAGATCTCGGTGGGGTACAGCATCGTCCGGTTGTTGATCTGGGTGGCGATCTGCGTCAGCTCCGCGACCCCGACGATGAATGCCAGCGAGGTGTCCTTGATCATCGAGACGAACTGGTTCACGAACGACGGGATCATGTTCCGCAGCGCCTGCGGGAGGATGACGTAGACCATCGTCTGCCGGTGGGACAGCCCTGTGGAGACGGC
This region of Thermodesulfobacteriota bacterium genomic DNA includes:
- a CDS encoding FCD domain-containing protein, coding for MVKKVRDSLVRTILDRIFQGKLRAGDRLPSIGALAREHGMSVASVREAIQKLSLMGLVRIRQGGGTFLDENIPSILEILDARKYVEMATCLLAARNATDAETAELDALVDGMREDFLRGDPVGFTRKDLVFHLAIGRMSRNVLLSAFLENVEELLYYLQQRTHMLKGTIDRANRYHTLLAEAIRKRDGIAAQTVIAEHIEAVKRAWGAYDRNRGSRPGRRPLRRPVAARTAPGKEKSGALRGGGSGR
- a CDS encoding NAD(P)-dependent oxidoreductase; this encodes MKQASPDTTRVGWIGAGVMGLSMCGHLLAKGYAVTVYSRTMEKALPLIDKGASRAESPAAVAEASDALFTMVGSPADVREVYLGPKGVLAGARPGTIAADMSTTEPSLAREIHAAAKALGVHTVDAPVSGGDVGAREARLSIMVGGDPEPVAALGPLFEAMGKTIVHQGGAGAGQHAKMCNQIVVAGTMIGVCESLIYAHRAGLDLETMLSSISGGAAGCWTLSNLAPRVLKRDLEPGFSIDHFVKDMGIALDEAKRMKLALPGLALVHQLYVALQAMGEGRRGTQALTLVLERMNNMKIGG
- a CDS encoding glycerate kinase, whose product is MTSGNRERLLRYFRAAVAAVDPSRIVESALRADGDAIRLSFAGTEHAIPRDRLGRVFVVGGGKAGRTMGNAVHRVLGEIVAEGTLAVPRGAGGNSGPLRFLEAAHPVPDIGSFGAAREILSTLEKAGENDLVIALISGGGSAMISSPAEGITREQKAEVSRLLLRAGADIHSFNTVRKHLSEVKGGLMARAAFPATVWALLLSDVPGDDLSVIASGPFSPDPSTYADAIGVLERYGLLYAVPPAVRWRLSEGAADRLPETPKPWDPAFQKVVQALVGTNRTALDAAAAEAGKDGAEVVLLPGFLHGEARNCAQAFCDRLRTAAAALPPGGSVALVAGGETTVRVCGNGKGGRSQEFALASAIALAGEERMAMLSGGTDGVDGPTDAAGAYADGTTAARGKALGLDLREHLEDNNAYPFFQALGDLVITGPTGTNVTDIAIGFAWRRP